In the genome of Acidobacteriota bacterium, the window GTGGCCGGGATCGACGGAGCGGTGCGATCGTTTGTGGATCTGTTCTACTCGCTCGGTTGACGCGAGGGATTGGGGAGGGGTGCTGCCCCTCCCCTGAGTCCTACTGGCCGCTGCTCGTCGCGGTCGCGTTGTACTTCGCGACCCACATCGCGTGCTCGTCCTTGACCTTCTTGGCCATCTCCGGATCCGTCATCAGGCGCAGCGCGGTTGCCGCCATCGTCTTTGCCGTCAGTTTGAGGTTTTCATGACCGGCAGGGCTGATCGTGATGTCTGCGTTCTGGCGAGAGTGACCCGGGGCTTCCGGAATATTCGGGTTGCCGACATGGACGCCGATGCCCGGCACCTGCACCGTCAGCATGCCGGTCTCCTCCCATGCGGCTGGCATCTGACTGTGCTGCACGTTCCCTCCGCCATACTCCACCGCGTACCGGAACCGCAGATCGTGCATCACGCCGACGCTGACTGACGGGACGTAGGTGCCGTAGCGCTCGATCTCCACCTGCGTGCCGGTGGCAAGCGCGGCACCCTTGGCCGCATTGTTCATCTGCTCGACCTTCTTCTCAATCGCCGCGCGGGCCTGGGCCGGGCTCATTCTGCCCTGCGGCGTCTCGTCCATCAGATGCCGCACCCACATGAGCGCCGTCGCCTGCGGCGGGATGACGTTGGGCGCCGCGCCGCCGTCGGTGATGACACCGTGGAACCGGAACTGCGGCTCGGAGTGCTGGCGCAGCATGTCGATGGCGTGGAAGAAGAGCTGCGCCGCGTTGAGCGCATTCGCATCGCTGCCCCAGGCCCGCTGGGCGTGCGCCTCTTTGCCCTTGAACGTATAGCGGTGCTGGATGATGTGCCGGGCGGAATAGCCGCCGGGCGCGCTGCCGGTCGAGCGGGCCGCGCCGTGACTGCGGAACGCGAAGTCCGCCCCCTCGAGGTAATTGGCGCGTGCCATGGCCGCTTTTGACGGCGGCCCCACTTCTTCCGCCGGTGCGCCGATCACCCAGACGCTCCCCGGAATCTTGTTCTGATCCAGCGTTTCGGCGAGCGCGATGGCCGCGCCGACCCCTGTCGGGCCCTGCATGTTGTGCTGGCAGCCGTGGAACCCGGCCCGCAGCGCGTCGTACTCCACGACGATGGCGACGACCGGATGCTCGCTCCTGCCCTTGTACTTCGCGCGGAAGGCGGTGGGCAGGTACGGTGCGCCGCTGTAATCGTCCGGCAGCCCACCGACCTTCTTCAGCTTGTCGAACTCGGGCCAGGCCTTCTCGAGCCCGGGGACGCCCCATTCCACCTGGAAGCCGTGCTTCTCGAGGTCGTCGGCCAGCATCTTCGACGACGTGAATTCCTGGAACCCGGGCTCCGGATTGCGGTACATCGAGTCGTTCATCTCGACCATCCGCGCGTGGTACCCGTCGATCTTCGCGTCCACCTGTGTTCTGATCGCGGTGATCTTCGCCGGTTCGGCCGGGATCCTGTCCGGGCTGACCGTGCCGCGCGCGCCGGCGCCCTCCTCCTGCACGGTTTCCCAGCCCCAGAGATCCGACCTCGCGCTCGACGGCTGGACGGCCGCGAGCACGATTGCCACCAACGACGCCGCGAGGATCCTCGTGCGCATTAGTTCCTCCTGCTGTGATGGTTATGACAGTAAAGCCTG includes:
- a CDS encoding peptidase dimerization domain-containing protein, producing the protein MRTRILAASLVAIVLAAVQPSSARSDLWGWETVQEEGAGARGTVSPDRIPAEPAKITAIRTQVDAKIDGYHARMVEMNDSMYRNPEPGFQEFTSSKMLADDLEKHGFQVEWGVPGLEKAWPEFDKLKKVGGLPDDYSGAPYLPTAFRAKYKGRSEHPVVAIVVEYDALRAGFHGCQHNMQGPTGVGAAIALAETLDQNKIPGSVWVIGAPAEEVGPPSKAAMARANYLEGADFAFRSHGAARSTGSAPGGYSARHIIQHRYTFKGKEAHAQRAWGSDANALNAAQLFFHAIDMLRQHSEPQFRFHGVITDGGAAPNVIPPQATALMWVRHLMDETPQGRMSPAQARAAIEKKVEQMNNAAKGAALATGTQVEIERYGTYVPSVSVGVMHDLRFRYAVEYGGGNVQHSQMPAAWEETGMLTVQVPGIGVHVGNPNIPEAPGHSRQNADITISPAGHENLKLTAKTMAATALRLMTDPEMAKKVKDEHAMWVAKYNATATSSGQ